CGGCACCTGGCCGGTGGTGGAGCCGAGCACCGACAGCGTCTGGGTACGCGTCTGCCACGCCGCCGCCGGTGGGAGCTTCAGCACCACCCGGGACACCGACCGGACCTGCCCGAGATCCACCGTGATCGACTGCGGGAAGGCGTTGTTGGCGCTCTCCCAGTAGGTGTTCGGGTTGCCGTCCACCGCGTTGGCGCCGCCGTACACGTCGGCCACGCTGGTCACCGTGGTCGGCCGGCCGAGGGCCAGGTTGCTGTTGACCGGCGGGGTGGTGGGTGGCGGGGTGGTCGGCGGGGGCGTGGTGGGTGGCGGCGTCGTCGGCGGGGGCGTGGTGGGCGGCGGCGTGGTGCCGCTGCCGTACGCCTCGAATTCGGAGACCTGACCGGCCGGCCAGCCCGTGTTGCCGGTGAAGGACAACCGGAGGTAACGACGGTTCGCCGACGGCAGGACGATCGACACCGCGTTACCGGTGGCCGGGTTGAAGGTGTATCCGGCCGACGGGACGATCGACGGGAAGCTCCCGTCCACCGAACCCTGCACGGTGAAGGTCTGGGTACGGGTCTCCCAGCCCGGCGGCAGCTTCACCACCACCCGGTTGGTGTTCACCACCGCGCCGAGGTCGACCGTCAGCGACTGCGGGAAGGAGCCGTTGGCGCTCTCCCAGTAGCTGGCGGCGTTGCCGTCGTTGGCGTTCGACGCCACGTACCCCTGGGAGGTGCTGGTCGCCGTCATGGTCCTGCCCTGCGCCAGGTTCCCGCCCGGGGGCGTGGTCGGCGGAGTGGTGGGCGGGGTCGTCGGCGGGGTGGTGGGGGGCGTGGTGGGCGGCGTACCCGTCGGCGGCGGGCTGGTCGGACCGTTGTTCCAGACCGGCGCCGGCCAGGGGCCACAGTCCGGGGTGTCGGTGTACCAGCCCGAGTTGCCGGGGCCCTGGGTGATCTGGAACCCGCTGCCGACACAGTTGTGAATCGGCTTGGGCTGGGCGATCCCGCTGGCCCGTACGTTGGTGAAGGAGACCTGGCTGTTCGCCTGCACCTGGAGCGCGTACGTTCCGGCCCCGACGATGTTGACGTTGTTGAGGTTGATGCCCCGGGTCTGGCCCTCGATCCAGTGCAGCGCGGCGTACGAGCTGTCCAGGATGTCGGTGTCGGTGATGTTGATGGTGGGGTTCTGGAACGCCTCGTTGAGCGCGGAGAACCAGATCGCCCCGACCCCGAACTGCCAGTTGTAGTCGGAGTTGCCGTTGCGGATCAGGGTGTTGCGGGCGATCGTCCAGGTGCCGAGCACAGCGGTCTGCCCCTGTACGCCCGGGTAGCGGTTGGCGACGTGGATGCCGCCGCCGTTGGTGAGCGAGTCGGCGGTCACGTTATCCGTGATCTTGATGTCCCGGCCGCCGTAGCTGACCAGGTGATTCGCCAACAGCGTCACGCCGATGGTGTTGTGGGTGAAGGAGTTGTTGACGTTCGGCACGTTCTGCGCCCACATCGCCAGCGCGTCGTCTCCGGTGTTGCGGACGAACGTGTTGGTGACCGTGGAGTTGGTGACCCCGGTGTGGAAGTTCACCCCGTCCGCGGTCTGGTCCAGGATCCGGCTGTTGCGGATGGTGAAGTTGTCCATCGGGCCGTCCATCCAGGCCCCGACCTTGGTGTGCTGCATCCAGATGTTGTCGATGACCGAGTCGGTCATCGCCCCGCCGAACGCGTTCACCTGGTCGTCGTCGATCCGCTCCTGGATGTCGCCGATGATGGCGAAGTCCCGCACGGTGACGTTGCGGCTGGGGCCGTTCGCCTCGTGCGGCCGGACCGGGCCGGTGTAGCCGCCGCCCGGGACGTACTTGCCGTAGATGCCGGCGGCCCGGTTGCGCTGGGTCGGGTGCCGCCCGCCGAGCACCGAATACCACGGGCCCGCGCCGCGCAGCGTCACCCGGTCGACCACCACGTGGTCCCAGAGGGTGAAGTTGCCCTGCGGGATCCAGACCGCCCGCCCCTGGGCCGCGCCGGCGTCGACCGCCGCCTGGAAGTCGGCGGTGGAGTCGGTCGCACCGGTCGGGTCGGCACCGAAGTCCGTCACCACGTCGATCACGTTCGCCGGCTTCTCGATCGGTCCGCCGACGAGTTCGAAGTCGGCGAGGTCGATGGTGAAACTGGGCGACTGGGCGGTGGAGCTGACCTGGAGCCGTACCTTCGTGCCGGCCGGGTAGGTGGCCCCGAACAGGGTCCGGGCCTCGTCGTAGAAGTGGTGCGGGTTGGTGTCGCCCGGGTTGTTGTTGAACGGGTAACCGCCGTAGTACCAGCCGTACCTCGAGGTCACCGGTACGGCCTTGACCACGTTGCCGTTGATCCGCAGGTCGATGGTGGCGTCCCGGCCGGTGCCGGCCGGGCTGTCCGGAATGCTGTACCGGAAGGTCACCGCGTCGGCCGGCCGGGTCAGGGTGAACTCGACGTACTCGCCGACCCCGTCCAGGGTCACCGCCTCCCGACCCGAGGCCTCGGAGGGGAGCTGACCGTAGTAGCGGGTCGGGCCGATCTTGGATCCGTTGTGGGTGACGTTCTCCGCCTCCTGCTCGACGAAGGGCACGGTGGCGCCGCGACCGACGATGTCGAACGGGGAGAGACCGGCGGCCTGGGCGGGCGTGGCCGACGTGAACGTGAGAACGCTGATCGACGCCGCGGCCATCGCGGTGCTGGCGAGAACTGCCAGCCCGACCCGGGCGCGGTGGGTACGAGGTGCGGTGGTGGTGCCGGGCGTGGGCGCGCCGGCAGTATGGATGGCCATTGGATCCCTTTCGTCAGGAAAACCAATTCCCCCGTGCGTGGAGCCGCGTGGAGCCGCGATCAGCAATGGATCAGGGCGCGTAGACCTCCCCTTCGAGCGACCCGGCCGGTGGAACGGCCGGTGTTACGGGTGGCGACGGGGACGGGACGTGTCCGACCGCCGCCGGGAGACATCGGGGGGTACGGCGTGTCCGCCGGCGACGGGGTCGGCGTCCCCATCGCCGGCGGACACCACCGTGCCGTCGCGGGTTTGGAAGGGCCCCTTCCTATACAAAAAGCGATAACAAGGGGCCCTTCCTTACCCTCGGCGGGGTCGTGGCGGGCCATGACTACGCCGTTCCGGTCCGGAGCCAGACAGCGGTGTCCGGGGGGAGCAGGTCCCCGTCGAGCGGCCCGCTGGCGAGCAGTCGCGACCGGTGCGTCGGCAACGACACCGGGGCGTCCGAGAAGTTCACCACGCAGACGAACTCCTCGCCTCGGGCGAACGCGAGCACCTCAGCCGGGGCTTCCAGCCAGTTCATCGGGCCGTCACCGAGACCGGCCTCCGCCCGACGGATCCGGATCGCCTGCTGGTAGAGCGTCAGCATCGAGGACGGGTCCCCGGTCTGTGCCTGGGCGGTACGCCCCTTCCACTCCGCCGGCTGCGACAACCAGGGCGGGGTGGCGGCACCGTCGGGGCTGAAGCCGAACGGGGGCGCGTCCCCGGACCAGGGCAGCGGCACCCGGCAGCCGTCACGGCCCGGGTCGATGTAACCGGAGCGCGGCCACATCGGGTCGGTACGCTGCTCCGGCGGGACGTCCACCTCCCAGAGCCCCAGCTCCTCGCCCTGGTAGACGTACGTGGCGCCGGGCAGGGCGAGCGAGAGCAGGGCCGCCGCGCGGGCCCGTACGGTGCCCAGTTCAAGGTCGGTGAAGATTCCCTCGCGCTTCTTGGCGAAGCTGAACGTGGTGTCCTCCCGGCCGTACCGGGTGACGTGCCGGGTGACGTCATGGTTGGAGAGGACCCAGGTGGCGGGCGCGCCGACCGGCTCGTGGGCGTGCAGGGTTCCGTCGATGCTTTCCCGCAGCGCCGTCGCGTCCCAGGCGCAGCCGAGGAAGTCGAAGTTGAACGCGGCGTGCAGCTCGTCCGGGCGCAGGTAGTTGGCGAACCGTTGCCGGTCCGGCATCCAGACCTCGCCGATCAGGGCGCGGTCGCCCGGGTACTCGTCGGCGATCCGCCGCCAGCTCCGGTAGATGTCGTGCACCCCGTCCAGGTCCCGGAACGGGTGCGGCCGGTCCGGCAGCGTCTCCGGCAGTGTCCCGTCCTTGACCAGCAGCCCGGCGGAGTCGATCCGGATGCCGTCGACGCCGCGGTCGAACCAGAACCGCAGTACGTCCTCGAACTCGGCCCGGACCAGTGGGTGTTCCCAGTTGAAGTCGGGTTGTTCGGCGGTGAACAGGTGCAGGTACCAGTCGCCGGGGGTGCCGTCCGGGTTGGTGGTCCGGGTCCAGGTCTCGCCGCCGAACTCGCCGACCCAGTCGGTGGGCCGCTGGTCGCCGTTCGGACCTCGCCCGGGGCGGAACCAGAACAGTTCCCGTTCGGGTGCGCCCGGTCCACCGGCCAGCGCCGCCTGGAACCACGGGTGCTGGTCCGAGCAGTGGTTGGGGACCACGTCGACGATGGTCCGGATGCCCAGCCCGTGCGCCTCGGCGATCAGCGCCTCGACCTCGGCCAGGGTGCCGAACATCGGGTCGATGTCGCGGTAGTCGGCCACGTCGTAGCCCGCGTCGGCCATCGGCGACGGGTACCACGGGCTGAACCAGATCGCGTCGATGCCGAGCGCGGACAGGTGATTCAGCCGGGACCGGATGCCGGCGATGTCGCCGATGCCGTCGCCGTTGCCGTCGGCGAAGCTACGTGGGTACACCTGGTAGATCACCGCTCCACGCCACCACGGACTGTTGTCTGCTGTGGACACGAGCACCTGCTTTCTGGGTCAGTACGTCGGCGGGTTCGCCAGACCTGGATGTGTGTCGGGCGAACGTTCGTTGTCCGCCGCAGGAGGAGGTGACGCGCAGCTATCCCTTGAGGCTGCCCGTGGTCAGACCGGACATGATGTTCCGCTGGAAGACCAGGAAGATGATGACGGTCGGGATCGCGGCGATGACCGACGCGGCGATCACCACGTTCATCGGCGTACCGCCCGCGAAGGCGTAGATGCCGACGCTGACCGTCCGGGTCTCGGGTGACGGCATGACCAGCTTCGGCCAGAGGAAGTCCTTCCAGACCGCCGTCACGGCGAAGATCGAGACTACGCCGAGGATCGGACGCGACATCGGCAGGATGATCGACCAGAGCGTACGCAGCGGCGTCGCCCCGTCCATCAGGGCGGCCGCGATCAGGTCCTCCGGGATCGAGTCGAAGAACCGCTTCAGCAGGAAGATGTTGAACGCGTTCGCGACCAGGGGCAGCCAGATCGCGAACGGCGAGTCGAGCAGGTTGATGTGCAGGATCGGCAGGTCGATCACGGTCACGTACTGCGGGACGATGAGCACCATCGCGGGGATCATGAGCGTGGCCAGCATCGCGCCGAGGATCACGTTGCCGAATATCGGGCGGAGCTTCGACAGGGCGTACGCCGCGGCGGTGTCGAAGACGAGTTGGAACAGCACCGCGCCGGCCGCGTAGTAGAACGTGTTGAACAGCAGCTTGGCGAGGTCCAGGTTGTTCCACGCGTCGGCGTAGTTCTGCCACTGGGGGTCCTGTGGGAACAGCGTCGGCGGGGTCTGCGCGATTTCCTGGCCGGACTTGAGCGCGCCGGTGACCATCCAGTAGAGCGGCCCGAGGAAGACGAGGGTGAACCCCGCGACGACGACGGCGAGCAGTGTCCAATAGATCACCCTGCCGCGCCCCCGGCTGAGCTGGGCATGGGAGATGAGTGTGCGGGTCCCGGAGTCCTGTGCCATGGGTGGCCCTACCTAGTCCTGTTTCGCAGTCAGTCGCACGTAGACGGCGGAGAAGCCGGCCAGCACCACGAGCATGATCACGCCGAGTGCGGCAGCGCCGTTGAGGTCGTTCTGGAAGAACCCGTGCTGGTAGATGAGGTACGCGACCGAGGTCGCGGAGTCCTCCGCACCCGCGCCGTTGGCGAGGATCAGCGGCTCGATGAAGAGCTGCATCGTGGCGACGATCTGGAGCATCGCCAGGAGCGCGAGGATCAGCCGGGTCTGCGGGATGGTCACGTTGACGATCCGGCGCCAGATTCCGGCGCCGTCGAGCTCGGCCGCTTCGTAGAGTTCGCCCGGTACGTTCTGCAACGCCGCCAGGTAGATCAGCACCGCGCCGCCCATGTTCATCCAGGTCGACGCGATCACCATCGCCGGCATCGTCATCTCCGGCGACTGCATCCACTGCGACGTCGGCAGGTGCAGCGCCTTGAGGATCGCGTTGAACAGTCCCGCCTCACTGGGGTCGTACGCGTAGAACTTGAAGAGGAAGAGGGCCGATGCCGGCGGCAGCATCACCGGCAGGTAGACCAGGATCCGCAGGTACCCCTTGGCGTGGCGGAACTCGTTGAGCAGGATCGCCACGAAGAACGGCAGCGCGTACCCGAAGACGAGGGCGAGAAGGGTGAAGTAGATCGTGTTCTGCCAGGCGGTCCAGAAGCTGGGGTCGGCGACGATGCGGACGTAGTTGTCCCAGCCCACCCAGGTGGTCTCGCCGCGCCGGGTGCGTTGGAAGCTCATCACGACGCCGCGGATCATCGGGTACCAGGAGAAGACGACGAAGCAGAGCACCGCCCCGATCAGGAACGTGTGACCGGTGAGGTTGTCCCGTACCTTGCGGCCGAGGCTCGTGCGCTGCGGCCGGGTCCGGTACGGCGATGTCGGGCGCCCCGGTTTCCTGATGGTCTCCGGGACGGTGGTGATCGCCAAGGCAACTCCTGGGTGAGCAGTGACACCGACTGTGCGGCGCGGTTGGTGTGGGGGCCGGCGCGCCGGCCCCCACACGCCTCGGATCAGCTCTCGGCGGCGAGGAGCTGGTTGACCTTCTCTTCGGCCGTCTTGAGAAGCGCGTCGATGTTCGAGTTCGGGCTGGTCAGCACCCCGGACATCGCGGCGTCGAGGACCGCGTAGATCGCCTGCGCGTTGCGCGGCTCACCCTTGATCGGAACCGGGTTCGCCTCGAAGATCGCGAAGTTGGCGGTGTCGACGTTCGCGTTCGCCTTGCGCAGTTCGAGTTCCTGCTTCTGCGCCTCGGTGCCGTTGGCGAAGAGCAGCGGCTGGGGCAGGCCCACCGGGTAGTTCTGCGGCTTGGCCCGGACGTAGTCGAACTGGCCCTTGCCCGGCGTCAGCTTCTGGTACGCGATCCACTTCAGACCGGCCTTGACCTGCTCGGGCGTGAGGTCTTTCTTGAAGAAGTAGCCCTCGCCACCGCCGAGCGTTCCCTTCGCCGCGCCATCCTGGCCGGGCAGCGGGGCCATCGCCCAGTCCTGGAACTTGCCCTGGAACTGGCTGACGATCGCCTGGGTGGTGTCCGGCGCGCCGATGAACATGCCGACCTTGCCCGCACCGGCGTTCGTCAGCAGGTCACCCCACTGGAGAAGCTGGCGGTCGCCCATGCTGTTGTCGCCGTACCGCATGTCCTTGAGGTTTTGCAGGACCTGCTTGCCGGCCGCGTCGTTGAACGCGGCCTTCTTGCCGTCCGGGGTCAGCACCTGGCCGCCCTGGGAGTAGAGCAGGGAGGTGAAGTGCCAGCCGCCGGTGTTGCCGGCGCTGTACTCCGAGTAGCCGGCGATGCCGTTGCCGAGCGCGGAGATCTTCTTGGCGGCGGCCCGGACCTCGCCCCAGGTCTTCGGCGGGTTGTTCGCGTCGAGCCCCGCCTGCTGGAACAGGACCTTGTTGTAGACCAGGCCCATCGAGTAGTTCTTCACCGGGACGGCGTAGAGCTTGCCGCCGTCGGTGAAGACCTCCTTGAGCGCCGGGTCGACGCTGTCCCAGGTCGGGATCGAGTCCTTGTTGGCGAACTCGGTGATGTCCTTCGCCTGACCGGAGTCGAGCACCTGCTGGAGGTCGGTCATGTACCCGTAGAACAGGTCGGTCACGGTGCCACCGGCGAGGCGGGCGGTGAAGTCCGGCGGGTTGTTGCACTGCTCGCCGACGCTCACGCTCTTGATGATGATGTCGGGGTTCTGCTTCTGGAACTCCACGACGTCGTCGTTCCAGTTCTGCAGGATCTCTTTCTGGGCGCCGACCGGCTGGCAGTCGACGGTGATGGTGACCTTGCCGCTCGCATCGTTCGACGAGTCGCCACTCTTCGTGGAGCACGCCGTAAGGCTGAGCCCCAAGCCGGCCACGAGCGCTAGCGCCGTGGCCTTGCGGTACTGCGGCACGGACATCTGTCCATCCCTCAGTCCGACGGCGCTACGCAGCCTGGATCTGTCCATGGACGAACACCCTTCTCTGGGTGGGAACGCGAGAATGTGATCTAGCTCTCGTACACGCAATGTTTCGTGGCGATGACGATACAAAGTCGAATCCCTTCCCGCAAGAACTCGACCGAAATTCGAAAGACTACGACTGTTTGCCCCAGGCGGGCGACGGTCCCGCCCCGACCACCTCACGCTCCACACGCGAAAGGGCGGACCGGTGGCCGGTCCGCCCTGGTCGTACGCGTCGGTGCTGGTCAGCGGGGTTGTCGAGGCAGCGGGAGTGGATCAGGGGCGTCGCCCGTCGGCAGGCGACCGGGTCAGCCGCCGAGGATCAGCGGCCGGGGACGGGCGCGGTCGAACCGCGTACCACCAACTCGGGCTCGAAGAGCAACTCGTCGTGCAGCACCCCGACCCCCTCGATCATGGTGACCAGCAGATCCACCGCCGCCTGACCCATCGTCTCGATCGGCTGCCGAACCGTGGTCAACGGCGGGTCGGTGCAGGTCATGAACGCGGAGTCGTCGAAGCCCACCACCGAGATGTCGGCCGGCACCGACCGGCCCAACCGACGCGCGGCCCGGATCGTGCCCAGGGCGAGCACGTCGCTGGCGCAGATGATGCCGGTGACGCCCCGCTCGACCAGCTTGGTCGCGGCGACCCGCGCCCCCTCCATGGAGAAACTGGAGCGTTCCACACACTCGTCACCCTCAGCCCAGCCTGCGACCTGGACCATCGCCGCCAGCTTGCGACGGGACGGCACATGGTCCTCGGGGCCGAGCACCATGCCGATCCGCTCGTGGCCGAGCGAGCGCAGGTGCCCGTACGCCTGCTCCACCGCCACCGCGTCATCGGTGGAGACCCGGGGGAACCCCAACTCGTCCACGCCCGCGTTGACCAGCACCACCGGCAGCCCCCGGTCGGTCAACCGGCGGTAGTGGTCGTGCCGGGCGTCGGCGAGCGCGTACGAACCACCAGCGAAGATCACCCCGGAGACCTGGTGGTCGAGCAGCATCTCGACGTAGTCCATCTCGGAAACACCACCGATGGTCCGGGCACAGAGCGCCGGGGTGAAGCCGCGCTGGGCGAGCGAGCCGGTGACCACCTCGGCCAACGCCGGGAAGATCGGGTTCTGCAATTCGGGCAGCACCAGACCGACCAGTCGGGCCCGTTCACCCCGCAGTTTGGTCGGGCGTTCGTAGCCGAGCACATCGAGGGCGGTGAGCACGGCGGTCCGGGTCGCCTCGGAGACGCCATCACGACCGTTGAGCACCCGGCTCACCGTGGCCTCGCTGACACCGGCCTTCTTCGCTACTTCGGTGAGTCGTTTAGTCACGGCCGCAATGGTACGGCAATTTCTTGCAAGAAATTAACTGGGTTCTGCCGTGTCGCTACTTCAGATTGTTCACCGCGTCACCGATCGCGCGATGGAAAGTCGGGTACGCGTAAATCATCTGACGCAGCGTCGCCACCGGAACCTCCCCGTGCACCGCCACGGCCAGCGCACCGAGGACCTCCCCGCCGGACGGACCGGCCGACGTCGCGCCAATCAGGATGCCGCGCTCGGCGTCCTCGATCAGCTTGATGAAACCCTCGTTACCGACCTTGTGGATCCAACCCCGGGAAGAATCCGGCAGCCGGGTCTGGCCGACCCGGATGGTGAACCCACGGTCACGCGCCTGTCGCTCGGTCAGCCCCACCGCACCGATTTCCGGATCGGTGAAGGTGACCCGGGGCAGCGCCCGATAGTCCGCCCGGGGCAGCACCCGATCATCGCCTCGTGACTCCGAACCACCACCGCTCAGGATGTCCTGGATCGCGATTCCCGCCTCGTACATCGCGATGTGCGTGAATGCACCGTGGCCGGTCACGTCACCGACCGCCCAGAGGCCGTCCGCCACCCGCATCCGGTCGTCCGTGGTGAGGTAACGCTGTTTCGGATCCAGGCCCACGCTCTCCAGACCCAGCTCTTCGAGGTGGGCCCGCCGCCCGGTGGCGACCAGCAACCGGTCCGCCCGGACCGTTCCGTCGCCGGTCAAGTGCAGGGTGAAACCGTCCTTGTCGTAACCCACCCGCTCGGTACGCATCCCCGTGTGGATCTCCACCCCGTCGGCCCGCAGCGCCGCCGTGGCCAACTCCGACGACTCCGGCTCCTCCATCGCGAGCAACCGGTCGGAGCCCTCGACCACACTCACCCGTACGCCGAACCGGGCGAAGACCTGGGCCAGTTCCAGACCGATGGCCCCACCGCCCAGCACCGCGATCGAAGCGGGCAGCTCGGCCAACTCGATCGCCTCGTGGTTCGTCCAGTACGGCGTGCCGACCAGCCCTTCGATCGGCGGGATCACCGGGCTCGACCCGGTGCCGATCACCACACCACGACGGGCCCGGAAGACGTCGTCGCCGACCTGCACCAGACCAGGTCCGACAAGCCGCCCCGAGCCCCGGACCAGCCGTCCACCCTTGCCGACAAACCGGTCGGCCGCCCGCCTGTCGTCCCAGTTGGCGGTCGCCTCGTCGCGGATCCGCGCCGCGACCGGCGCCCAGTCCGGCGTGACCGTCGCCCGGCCCGCGAGCTGGTCCACCCGCGCCGCCTCGACCAGGGCGTTCGCCGCTCTGATCATCATCTTGCTCGGGATGCACCCCCAGTACGGGCACTCGCCGCCAACCAGGCCGCGCTCGATCCCGAGTACGGAGAGGCCGGCCTCGGCCAACCGGCCGGCGACCTCCTCGCCTCCGACACCGAGCCCCATCACGATCACGTCGAACTGCTCCGGCTGCGTCACCCAGCCAGCATCCCGCACCGAACCGACCCGGACCACCCGGGTCGACTTTCCGCTCGCCTACCGTGTGTCGGGTGAGCGCAGACCGGGTACGCGAAGATCGGGTTGTCGGGGACTGGGACCGGCGTTTCGTCGCCGTACGGGACGCCTTCGCGGCCCTGCTCGGCGACGAGCGCCCGCCGGACCCCCGACCGTTGCCCGGCACCACCGACGAGCTGCCCGGCGGGGCGACGGCCGGAACCGGCGCGGTGGCCGAGACCGGCGCGAGCCTCGCCGTCTGGCACCGCGGACGACCGGTGCTGGACCTGTACGGCGGCTGGCGCGACTCCGCCCGAACCCGCGAGTGGAGCCCGGACACGCTGGTCAACGTCTACTCCGTGGGCAAGCCGGTGGCCGCGCTCTGCGTGCTGCTCCTGGTCGAGCAGGGTCGGATCGGCCTCGACGATCCGGTCGCCCGGCACTGGCCCGGGTTCCGCGCCGAGGCGACCGTCCGGCACGTGCTGAGCCACACCGCCGGACTGCCCGTCTTCCCGGTGCCCCGCCCGGAGCGGGACCTCGACAACTGGGCACTGCTCACCGGCGACCTGGCCGCCGCCGAACCGCTCTGGGCGCCGGGCACCGTCGCCGCCGAACACGCGCTGACCTACGGGCACCTCCTCGGCGAACTGGTACGCCGGGTCGACGGCCGCACCATCGGCCGCTTCCTGGCCGACGAGATCGCCGGGCCGTGGCGACTGGACCTGCACTTCGGGCTCGCCCCGATCGACCAGGCCCGCTGCGCCGACCTCGGCTACGGGGACCCGGACTGGCCGGTCACCATCCTCGGCACCCCGGGCTCGCTGCGCGCCCGCGCGCTCGGCAACCCGGCCGGCTGCCTGGACCTGGCCGTACTCAACGGTGCACGGTGGCGGGGCGCCGAAGTGCCCGCCGTGAACCTGCACGCCACCGCCGCCGGCCTGGCCCGGCTCTACGCGGGGCTGCTCGCCGGGGGTGAGCTGGACGGCGTACGCCTCTTCGGCGCCGACCTGGTCGCGGAGGCGACCCGGGCCCAGTTCACCGGTGCGGACCTGCTGTTGGAGCGCCCGGTCCGGTGGACCCTCGGCATGCAGGTCGAGGAGGACGGCAGTTGGGGCATGGGTGGGATCGGCGGCAGCGCGGCCTGGGCCGACCCGGTACGGGACTACACCTTCGCGTACGCCACCCGCCACCTCGCCGGATTTGACCGCGTGGAGCACCTGGTCGACGTACTGCACACCTGCCTCGACGGTTAGGAAGGGCCCCTTCCTATACAGATTCCGATAACAAGGGGCCCTTCCTTACCCCCGGGCCGGGTACGGCGACGGGGGTGCCGGTGCGGGTGAGCAGCGCTCGGGCGGCGACCGTGGCCCGGCGACGTCGGGGTACCACCGCCCGGCGGACGAAGACGTCGTATCCGGCGGCGGCGACTTCGTCGAGGATGCCGCCGTAGAGCGCGTACGCGGTCCGCATGCATGCCTGCGAGGCCGGGTTGAGCAGGACGATCCCGGGTGCGGCGGCGGCGTAGTGCGCCTGGGCCCGGGCCACCTCGTACTCGATCAGTTCGCGGATGGCGGCGCTGGCCCGGCCCCTGGCGGCGGCCTCGACCAGGTCGTCCCGGCCGACCCCGAACTTCGCCAGGTCCTCGTCGGGTAGGTAGGTGCGCCCCCGGTCGAGGTCTTCGGCGACGTCCCGGATGAAGTTCGTGAGTTGGAACGCGAGGCCGAGTTGGCGGGCTGGTTCGCGGGCCGAGGCCGGGTCCGGGGAGCCGAGGATGGGCAGCATCATGGTGCCGATCACCGCCGCCGAGCCCTCCATGTAGTCGAGCAGGTCGTCGTAGCTCGGGTACGAGGTGACGGTGAGGTCCATCGCCATGCTGCGCAGGAAGGACGCGAAGTCCTCCGGGTCGAGGTCGAACGCGGCGATGGTGTGCAGGACGGCGGGGAGCAGCGGGTCGGTGACCGGGGCGCCGCGCAGGCCGGCGACGAACCGCTCGGACCAGAGTCGGAGTTGGGCGGCGCGTTCGGCGGCGGGCAGGTCGTCGGTCCGGTCCACGATCTCGTCCGCGTACCGGGTGAAGCCGTAGAGCGCGTGGACGTGCCGCCGTTTCCACCGGGGCAGCAGCCGGGTCGCGAGATAGTAGGTGCGCCCATGCTGTTTGTGCAGCTCACGGCAGCGCTCGTAGGCCGCGGCGAGAT
The Micromonospora pisi DNA segment above includes these coding regions:
- a CDS encoding serine hydrolase domain-containing protein — its product is MSADRVREDRVVGDWDRRFVAVRDAFAALLGDERPPDPRPLPGTTDELPGGATAGTGAVAETGASLAVWHRGRPVLDLYGGWRDSARTREWSPDTLVNVYSVGKPVAALCVLLLVEQGRIGLDDPVARHWPGFRAEATVRHVLSHTAGLPVFPVPRPERDLDNWALLTGDLAAAEPLWAPGTVAAEHALTYGHLLGELVRRVDGRTIGRFLADEIAGPWRLDLHFGLAPIDQARCADLGYGDPDWPVTILGTPGSLRARALGNPAGCLDLAVLNGARWRGAEVPAVNLHATAAGLARLYAGLLAGGELDGVRLFGADLVAEATRAQFTGADLLLERPVRWTLGMQVEEDGSWGMGGIGGSAAWADPVRDYTFAYATRHLAGFDRVEHLVDVLHTCLDG
- a CDS encoding LacI family DNA-binding transcriptional regulator, whose amino-acid sequence is MTKRLTEVAKKAGVSEATVSRVLNGRDGVSEATRTAVLTALDVLGYERPTKLRGERARLVGLVLPELQNPIFPALAEVVTGSLAQRGFTPALCARTIGGVSEMDYVEMLLDHQVSGVIFAGGSYALADARHDHYRRLTDRGLPVVLVNAGVDELGFPRVSTDDAVAVEQAYGHLRSLGHERIGMVLGPEDHVPSRRKLAAMVQVAGWAEGDECVERSSFSMEGARVAATKLVERGVTGIICASDVLALGTIRAARRLGRSVPADISVVGFDDSAFMTCTDPPLTTVRQPIETMGQAAVDLLVTMIEGVGVLHDELLFEPELVVRGSTAPVPGR
- a CDS encoding phytoene/squalene synthase family protein; translation: MAQEAAPESDQAPGPTAETDLAAAYERCRELHKQHGRTYYLATRLLPRWKRRHVHALYGFTRYADEIVDRTDDLPAAERAAQLRLWSERFVAGLRGAPVTDPLLPAVLHTIAAFDLDPEDFASFLRSMAMDLTVTSYPSYDDLLDYMEGSAAVIGTMMLPILGSPDPASAREPARQLGLAFQLTNFIRDVAEDLDRGRTYLPDEDLAKFGVGRDDLVEAAARGRASAAIRELIEYEVARAQAHYAAAAPGIVLLNPASQACMRTAYALYGGILDEVAAAGYDVFVRRAVVPRRRRATVAARALLTRTGTPVAVPGPGVRKGPLLSESV
- a CDS encoding dihydrolipoyl dehydrogenase family protein; translated protein: MTQPEQFDVIVMGLGVGGEEVAGRLAEAGLSVLGIERGLVGGECPYWGCIPSKMMIRAANALVEAARVDQLAGRATVTPDWAPVAARIRDEATANWDDRRAADRFVGKGGRLVRGSGRLVGPGLVQVGDDVFRARRGVVIGTGSSPVIPPIEGLVGTPYWTNHEAIELAELPASIAVLGGGAIGLELAQVFARFGVRVSVVEGSDRLLAMEEPESSELATAALRADGVEIHTGMRTERVGYDKDGFTLHLTGDGTVRADRLLVATGRRAHLEELGLESVGLDPKQRYLTTDDRMRVADGLWAVGDVTGHGAFTHIAMYEAGIAIQDILSGGGSESRGDDRVLPRADYRALPRVTFTDPEIGAVGLTERQARDRGFTIRVGQTRLPDSSRGWIHKVGNEGFIKLIEDAERGILIGATSAGPSGGEVLGALAVAVHGEVPVATLRQMIYAYPTFHRAIGDAVNNLK